One Aegilops tauschii subsp. strangulata cultivar AL8/78 chromosome 7, Aet v6.0, whole genome shotgun sequence genomic window carries:
- the LOC109753349 gene encoding NAC domain-containing protein 4-like: MADHLQVQRQQLKFPQGFRFHPTDVEIITSYLVPKVLNKAFDPIAVGEVDLNKCEPWELPEKAKMGEKEWYFFSQKDRKYPTGIRTNRATTAGYWKATGKDKEIFHHATTSLIGMKKTLVFYKGRAPRGEKTNWVMHEYRLESGKQGTPSLPTDITTATAINASSKEEYVVCRIFHKSTGLKKVVMSSYAIPMPMSMGAEEQHGFLESGTLPPFMGYGASSSLVPPSSLPASSLYQLHDAGARSSMMGSAVLPMMNDHYFGNHHYQNMATPPRPLVSFYHHDPRQQQQQQQQQQHMIQMPMQMQIGADEGLMIGVEPGSGPSSIVSQEDTLARLSSNDVATTADEISSVNMGTDGMWKY, encoded by the exons ATGGCAGACCACCTTCAAGTTCAGCGGCAACAACTAAAGTTCCCTCAGGGGTTTAGGTTTCACCCGACGGATGTGGAGATCATCACCTCCTACCTAGTCCCTAAGGTGTTGAACAAAGCATTCGACCCCATAGCGGTCGGGGAGGTGGACCTAAACAAATGCGAGCCGTGGGAACTCCCCGAGAAGGCGAAAATGGGGGAGAAGGAGTGGTACTTCTTCTCCCAAAAGGACCGCAAGTACCCCACCGGTATACGGACCAACCGAGCCACGACCGCCGGCTACTGGAAGGCCACTGGAAAGGACAAGGAGATCTTCCACCACGCGACCACAAGTCTCATCGGCATGAAGAAGACGTTGGTCTTTTACAAGGGTAGGGCGCCCAGGGGGGAGAAGACCAACTGGGTCATGCACGAGTATAGGCTCGAGAGTGGAAAACAAGGAACACCTAGTCTACCCACCGACATCACCACCGCCACAGCCATTAATGCATCTTCCAAG GAGGAGTATGTGGTTTGCAGGATATTCCATAAGAGCACTGGACTCAAGAAGGTAGTGATGTCGTCGTACGCCATTCCCATGCCAATGTCCATGGGAGCAGAGGAGCAACATGGATTCCTTGAATCCGGTACATTGCCTCCTTTCATGGGCTATGGTGCATCATCATCGCTGGTGCCCCCATCGTCCCTGCCCGCATCTTCTTTGTACCAGCTGCATGACGCTGGGGCCAGATCGTCAATGATGGGTAGTGCGGTGCTCCCGATGATGAACGACCACTACTTCGGGAACCACCACTACCAGAATATGGCTACCCCACCACGACCGTTGGTGTCGTTCTACCACCATGACCCCCgccagcagcaacaacaacaacaacaacaacaacacatgATTCAAATGCCGATGCAGATGCAGATAGGTGCAGATGAGGGCCTCATGATCGGGGTCGAGCCTGGGAGCGGGCCGTCATCCATAGTGTCGCAGGAGGACACTTTGGCAAGGTTGAGTAGCAACGACGTTGCAACAACTGCTGATGAGATCTCGTCAGTGAACATGGGTACGGATGGCATGTGGAAGTACTGA